A stretch of the Pan troglodytes isolate AG18354 chromosome 20, NHGRI_mPanTro3-v2.0_pri, whole genome shotgun sequence genome encodes the following:
- the LMNB2 gene encoding lamin-B2 isoform X4 has product MPGPAGPTLPVQGELLAAGGGMSRPLRSRAPLRPGPGSRGAPTGARGEAARAVVRGPVGEPVRQPVKRLTRASVRGPRNVPQVEPTGHLGKAPRRRCRGREEALEGPSQGAAEVRETRRRHERRLVEVDSSRQQEYDFKMAQALEELRSQHDEQVRLYKLELEQTYQAKLDSAKLSSDQNDKAASAAREELKEARMRLESLSYQLSGLQKQASAAEDRIRELEEAMAGERDKFRKMLDAKEQEMTEMRDVMQQQLAEYQELLDVKLALDMEINAYRKLLEGEEERLKLSPSPSSRVTVSRATSSSSGSMSATGRLGRSKRKRLEVEEPLGSGPSVLGTGTGGSGGFHLAQQASASGSVSIEEIDLEGKFVQLKNNSDKDQSLGNWRIKRQVLEGEEMAYKFTPKYILRAGQMVTVWAAGAGVAHSPPSTLVWKGQSSWGTGESFRTVLVNADGEEVAMRTVKKSSVMRENENGEEEEEEAEFGEEDLFHQQGDPRTTSRGCYVM; this is encoded by the exons ATGCCGGGGCCGGCCGGGCCCACACTCCCTGTCCAGGGAGAGCTGCTGGCTGCTGGTGGAGGGATGTCCAGGCCGCTCAGGAGCCGCGCCCCGCTCCGGCCAGGCCCAGGGAGTCGGGGGGCCCCCACAGGAGCCAGAGGGGAGGCCGCCAGGGCAGTTGTGAGGGGGCCTGTGGGGGAACCTGTGAGACAGCCCGTGAAGAGACTCACGAGGGCTTCTGTGCGGGGGCCCAGGAACGTGCCCCAGGTGGAACCCACAGGGCACCTGGGAAAAGCCCCACGAAGGCGGTGCAGGGGCCGGGAAGAGGCCCTGGAGGGGCCCTCACAGGGAGCTGCG GAGGTGCGGGAGACGCGGCGGCGGCACGAGCGGCGCCTGGTGGAGGTGGACAGCAGCCGGCAGCAGGAGTACGACTTCAAGATGGCACAGGCGCTGGAGGAGCTGCGGAGCCAGCACGACGAGCAAGTGCGGCTCTAcaagctggagctggagcagacCTACCAGGCCAAG CTGGACAGCGCCAAGCTGAGCTCTGACCAGAACGACAAGGCGGCCAGTGCGGCTCGCGAGGAGCTGAAGGAGGCCCGCATGCGCCTGGAGTCCCTCAGCTACCAGCTCTCCGGCCTCCAGAAGCAG GCCAGTGCCGCTGAAGATCGCATTCGGGAGCTGGAGGAGGCCATGGCCGGGGAGCGGGACAAGTTCCGGAAGATGCTGGACGCCAAGGAGCAGGAGATGACGGAGATGCGGGACGTGATGCAGCAGCAGCTGGCCGAGTACCAGGAGCTGCTGGACGTGAAGCTGGCCCTGGACATGGAGATCAACGCCTACCGGAAGCTCCTGGAGGGCGAGGAGGAGAG GCTGAAGCTGTCCCCCAGCCCATCCTCGCGCGTCACCGTCTCACGAGCCACCTCGAGCAGCAGCGGCAGCATGTCCGCCACCGGGCGCCTGGGCCGCAGTAAGCGGAAGCGGCTGGAGGTGGAGGAGCCCTTGGGCAGCGGCCCAAGCGTCCTGGGCACGGGCACGGGTGGCAGCGGTGGCTTCCACCTGGCCCAGCAGGCCTCGGCCTCGGGCAGCGTCAGCATCGAGGAGATCGACCTGGAGGGCAAGTTTGTGCAGCTCAAGAACAACTCGGACAAG GATCAGTCTCTGGGGAACTGGAGAATCAAGAGGCAGGTCTTGGAGGGGGAGGAGATGGCCTACAAGTTCACGCCCAAGTACATCCTGCGCGCCGGCCAGATGGTCACG GTGTGGGCAGCTGGTGCGGGGGTGGCCCACAGTCCCCCCTCGACGCTGGTGTGGAAGGGCCAGAGCAGTTGGGGCACGGGCGAGAGCTTCCGCACCGTCCTGGTTAACGCGGATGGCGAG GAAGTGGCCATGAGGACCGTGAAGAAGTCCTCGGTGATGCGTGAGAATGagaatggggaggaggaggaggaggaagccgAGTTTGGCGAGGAGGATCTTTTCCACCAACAG gGGGACCCGAGGACCACCTCAAGAGGCTGCTACGTGATGTGA
- the TIMM13 gene encoding mitochondrial import inner membrane translocase subunit Tim13 codes for MEGGFGSDFGGSGSGKLDPGLIMEQVKVQIAVANAQELLQRMTDKCFRKCIGKPGGSLDNSEQKCIAMCMDRYMDAWNTVSRAYNSRLQRERANM; via the exons ATGGAGGGCGGCTTCGGCTCCGATTTCGGGGGCTCCGGCAGCGGGAAGCTGGACCCAGGGCTCATAATGGAGCAGGTGAAAGTGCAGATCGCCGTGGCCAACGCGCAGGAGCTGCTGCAG AGGATGACGGACAAGTGTTTCCGGAAGTGTATAGGGAAACCTGGGGGCTCCCTGGACAACTCCGAGCAG AAGTGCATCGCCATGTGCATGGACCGCTACATGGACGCCTGGAACACCGTGTCTCGCGCCTACAACTCGCGGCTGCAGCGGGAACGAGCCAACATGTGA